Proteins from one Armatimonadota bacterium genomic window:
- a CDS encoding 50S ribosomal protein L11 methyltransferase, giving the protein MRTSREAADAVGARLLDLRSGYVEEETVQGVVLRAYLPEGSSAAAHIEAIRRHLLGLRDFGLDPGPAMVEVREIGETDWAEAWKEHFRPFRVGRFLVRPPWQEATPGEGEIELVLNPGMAFGTGLHPSTRLCLHALEACMRGGETVLDLGTGSGILAVAAAKLGARRVVAVDNDPVACAVAAENARHNRVAVEVRCADLLRGSEERVDVLVMNISAEAVAAVLPEIPSHLSRNGVFIASGFVETDVPGILEGAGRFGLQLDHLLAQAEWRALVFLKSGCAGCS; this is encoded by the coding sequence GTGCGCACCTCCCGGGAGGCCGCGGACGCGGTGGGCGCTCGGTTGCTGGACCTCCGCTCGGGATACGTGGAGGAGGAGACGGTGCAGGGAGTGGTGCTGCGGGCCTACCTGCCGGAGGGCTCCTCTGCCGCCGCCCACATCGAGGCCATCCGCCGGCACCTGCTAGGGCTGCGGGACTTTGGGCTGGACCCGGGGCCAGCGATGGTCGAGGTGCGGGAGATAGGGGAAACGGACTGGGCGGAGGCCTGGAAGGAGCACTTCCGCCCCTTCCGGGTGGGCCGGTTCCTCGTCCGGCCACCCTGGCAGGAGGCGACACCCGGAGAAGGGGAGATCGAGCTGGTGCTAAACCCGGGAATGGCCTTCGGGACCGGGCTGCACCCTTCCACCCGGCTCTGTCTGCATGCGCTTGAGGCCTGCATGCGGGGTGGAGAGACGGTGCTGGATCTGGGCACGGGGAGCGGCATCCTGGCCGTGGCCGCGGCAAAGCTGGGGGCCCGCCGGGTGGTGGCGGTAGACAACGACCCCGTGGCATGCGCGGTGGCCGCGGAGAACGCCCGGCACAACCGCGTGGCGGTGGAGGTACGGTGCGCGGATCTCCTCAGGGGGAGCGAAGAGCGCGTGGATGTCCTGGTGATGAACATCTCCGCAGAGGCGGTGGCCGCGGTGCTCCCGGAGATCCCGTCGCACCTCTCGCGGAATGGCGTCTTCATTGCCTCCGGGTTCGTGGAGACGGACGTGCCGGGGATTCTGGAAGGTGCCGGGCGCTTCGGCCTACAGCTGGATCACCTGCTGGCCCAGGCGGAGTGGCGCGCCCTCGTGTTCCTGAAGTCCGGATGCGCCGGTTGTTCGTGA
- a CDS encoding 16S rRNA (uracil(1498)-N(3))-methyltransferase codes for MRRLFVRPDPRDPQLLHLDAREARHALRVLRLRVGDVFLAFDGRGGEWEAELLRTAPGVVARVLRPREGLTLPYRLTLYQGMPKGDRMDTVVRMGTELGIARFVPVVMERSVRVSGRVERWRRIAAEASKQCRRAQIPEVVDPLPFAQAVEGFARYPLRVFLWEGGGSPLLWVLEGAPEPTDLAVFVGPEGGFAEEEVRRLRGCAEAASLGPLVLRTETAGIAAAAVILSWFCATGRSRQTEGA; via the coding sequence ATGCGCCGGTTGTTCGTGAGGCCGGATCCCCGGGATCCCCAGCTCCTGCACCTGGATGCCCGGGAGGCTCGCCATGCTCTCCGGGTCCTCCGGTTGCGGGTGGGGGATGTGTTCCTGGCCTTCGACGGAAGGGGCGGGGAGTGGGAGGCGGAGCTCCTCCGAACCGCCCCCGGAGTGGTGGCTCGCGTGCTGCGGCCGCGAGAGGGCCTGACCCTCCCCTACCGGCTCACCCTGTACCAGGGGATGCCCAAGGGGGACAGGATGGACACCGTGGTCCGCATGGGGACCGAGTTGGGGATTGCGCGCTTCGTGCCGGTGGTGATGGAGCGGTCCGTAAGGGTAAGCGGACGGGTGGAACGGTGGCGGCGCATTGCCGCGGAGGCCAGCAAGCAGTGTCGTCGTGCCCAGATCCCCGAGGTGGTGGACCCTCTGCCGTTCGCGCAGGCCGTAGAGGGGTTCGCGCGGTACCCCCTCCGGGTTTTCCTGTGGGAGGGTGGGGGGTCTCCCCTGCTGTGGGTGCTCGAGGGAGCGCCGGAACCCACGGACCTGGCGGTGTTTGTGGGCCCGGAGGGCGGGTTCGCGGAGGAGGAGGTGCGGAGGCTTCGAGGGTGCGCGGAGGCCGCCAGCCTAGGGCCGCTCGTTCTCCGGACAGAGACGGCGGGGATTGCGGCCGCGGCGGTGATCCTCTCCTGGTTTTGCGCCACGGGGAGGTCTCGGCAAACCGAGGGTGCGTAG
- a CDS encoding metallophosphoesterase: MRRGILAPCLATLVALLASGGTWGAQEKPYVVAAAGDVACPPGMLRTDFACRDADTAALLEGADVVLMLGDGQYPDGALERYQAAYHRTWGRYLRITHPVPGNHEYQTPRARDYFAYFGARAGDPERGYYAFRLGQWLLLALNSNCWAVGGCGGGSPQYRWLREVLVTNSASCILAFWHHPLFTTGRYAGFPEVRPFWELLYAAGAEMVLSGHDHNYQRYAPLDSQGRTDSRGIRQFVVGTGGRSLYRLRPDPLGAREAATDRSFGVLRLELWRNGYSWQFLAVGEARFSDHGSGACR; the protein is encoded by the coding sequence GTGCGTAGAGGAATCCTCGCCCCCTGTCTGGCCACTCTGGTGGCCCTCCTGGCCTCCGGGGGGACGTGGGGTGCCCAGGAGAAGCCCTATGTGGTGGCGGCCGCTGGGGACGTGGCGTGTCCTCCCGGGATGCTCCGCACGGATTTTGCCTGCCGGGACGCGGACACCGCAGCCTTGTTGGAGGGCGCGGACGTGGTGCTGATGCTGGGCGACGGCCAGTACCCCGACGGTGCCCTGGAGCGCTACCAGGCCGCCTACCACCGCACGTGGGGGCGGTACCTGCGGATCACGCATCCCGTCCCGGGAAACCACGAGTACCAGACGCCCCGCGCACGCGACTACTTCGCCTACTTCGGGGCGCGGGCGGGAGATCCGGAGCGGGGCTATTACGCCTTCCGTCTGGGGCAGTGGCTCCTCCTGGCTCTGAACTCCAACTGCTGGGCGGTCGGGGGATGTGGCGGGGGATCCCCACAGTACCGGTGGCTGCGCGAGGTGCTCGTCACGAACTCCGCTTCCTGCATCCTCGCCTTCTGGCACCACCCCCTCTTCACCACGGGACGCTACGCGGGGTTCCCGGAGGTTCGGCCCTTCTGGGAGCTGCTGTACGCGGCGGGCGCGGAGATGGTGCTTTCCGGACACGATCACAACTACCAGCGATACGCGCCCCTGGATAGCCAGGGCCGAACGGATTCCCGGGGAATCCGGCAGTTCGTGGTGGGCACCGGCGGCCGGAGCCTCTACCGGCTGCGTCCCGATCCCCTGGGTGCGCGGGAGGCGGCCACGGATCGATCCTTCGGAGTCCTGCGGTTGGAGCTTTGGCGCAACGGCTACTCCTGGCAGTTCCTCGCCGTGGGGGAGGCGCGGTTCTCCGACCACGGATCCGGGGCCTGCCGCTAG
- a CDS encoding sulfite exporter TauE/SafE family protein → MGPVEQGAILFAAGAAAGAVNAIAGGGTLISFPTLLWLGRDPVLANATNAVALWPGNLAGAWGFRREMEGSGPWIRYLVGPTLAGGILGGWLLLRTPTQTFRAIVPFLLLGAAMLLAARRHIRALFPPGRRTTWPVALLVQFGIGLYIGYFGAGTGILILTTLGLLGLDDIHQMNGIKGILTAVGNGVAAAYFLLSRAVLWPDVVWLALGAIVGGYASAGIARALGREFVERTVVVAAFIIAFSLFLR, encoded by the coding sequence ATGGGGCCCGTGGAACAGGGAGCGATCCTCTTCGCCGCGGGAGCGGCGGCGGGTGCTGTGAACGCCATCGCCGGCGGCGGGACCCTCATCTCCTTTCCCACCCTGCTGTGGCTGGGGCGGGATCCTGTGCTGGCGAACGCTACGAATGCGGTGGCCCTGTGGCCGGGTAACCTCGCGGGCGCTTGGGGATTTCGGCGGGAGATGGAGGGGAGCGGTCCCTGGATCCGGTATCTGGTAGGGCCTACCCTGGCGGGGGGAATCCTAGGCGGCTGGCTCCTCCTCCGGACGCCCACCCAGACCTTTCGGGCCATCGTGCCCTTCCTCCTCCTCGGAGCCGCGATGTTGCTGGCCGCACGGAGGCACATCCGCGCGCTCTTTCCTCCGGGCCGGCGCACCACCTGGCCAGTGGCCCTCCTCGTGCAGTTCGGCATCGGTCTCTACATCGGCTACTTCGGGGCGGGTACCGGCATCCTCATCCTCACCACCCTGGGACTCCTGGGACTGGACGACATCCACCAGATGAACGGCATCAAGGGGATCCTCACCGCGGTGGGAAACGGGGTTGCGGCTGCCTACTTCCTGCTCTCCCGGGCCGTGCTGTGGCCGGACGTGGTGTGGCTGGCCCTGGGTGCCATCGTGGGCGGCTACGCCTCCGCGGGCATCGCCCGCGCCCTGGGGCGGGAGTTCGTGGAACGGACGGTGGTGGTGGCAGCCTTCATCATCGCCTTTTCCCTGTTCCTGCGGTGA
- a CDS encoding family 10 glycosylhydrolase, with the protein MRGRTLLLTSFLLVAIAAHRGHAAPLARVPRLALWIEPGANLLTLSTREGVRRVLDRAKAAGVDTVVFEAKNAWGYVTYPSRFAPVLSDSPIPRTSLPAYPPPVRWLPRDHDLLGTLLEEAHARGLRVFAAVNTFSEGLSAYRVGPAFDRPEWIGVAYVATRPVQAPDGSEYEIDGANATRYADQLILYTRAVGTHVPTTRHGVEVVVRGDRVREIRDRERTEPDPGPASIPEDGYVLAGHGRAAAWLRAAFRIGDPVGIGPVRVRMEPGWRRSPFAFVNPAHPEVRLYELAILHELLTRYPVDGVILDRTRYEDLTQDFSERSRRDFEAFLGRAVVRWPEDIYRYVPRGYWVAREPGPLYRAWLGFRARNIYTYVLSATRLARALRPGIAVGAYVGGWYPVYYEEGANWAHPEARPPYPWASEAWARAGYAPLLDFLMVGLYYRPLTVWEALRRGANPIYSVEGGAMLARELVLEEVPVVASLYLPHFSGSPGRLREALRIARAQADGIMLFDLIYLTDELWEVLPGR; encoded by the coding sequence GTGAGGGGACGGACGCTCCTTCTGACGTCGTTCCTCCTGGTGGCCATAGCGGCCCACCGGGGGCATGCGGCTCCCCTGGCCCGGGTGCCCCGACTCGCCCTGTGGATCGAGCCCGGCGCGAACCTCCTTACCCTGAGCACCAGGGAGGGCGTGCGGCGGGTGCTGGACCGGGCGAAGGCTGCGGGCGTGGATACCGTGGTCTTCGAGGCGAAGAACGCGTGGGGATACGTCACCTATCCCAGCCGCTTCGCGCCTGTCCTCAGCGACTCCCCGATTCCCCGCACCAGCCTCCCCGCCTACCCTCCACCCGTGAGGTGGCTCCCCCGGGACCACGACCTCCTGGGCACCCTCCTCGAGGAGGCGCACGCCCGGGGACTGCGGGTCTTCGCCGCGGTGAACACCTTCTCGGAAGGACTCTCCGCCTACCGCGTGGGGCCGGCCTTCGATCGGCCGGAGTGGATCGGGGTGGCTTACGTGGCCACCCGACCCGTGCAGGCGCCGGACGGTTCCGAGTACGAGATCGACGGCGCGAACGCCACCCGCTACGCGGACCAGCTGATCCTGTATACCCGGGCCGTGGGTACCCATGTCCCTACCACGCGCCACGGGGTGGAGGTGGTGGTCCGGGGGGATCGGGTGCGCGAGATCCGGGATCGGGAGCGCACGGAACCCGATCCCGGCCCCGCCTCGATTCCGGAGGATGGGTACGTGCTGGCAGGGCACGGGAGGGCCGCGGCATGGCTACGCGCCGCGTTTCGGATCGGGGATCCCGTGGGGATCGGGCCCGTGCGGGTGCGGATGGAGCCGGGTTGGCGGCGCAGTCCCTTTGCCTTCGTCAACCCCGCCCACCCGGAGGTCCGCCTTTACGAGCTCGCGATCCTCCACGAGCTCCTCACCCGCTACCCCGTGGACGGGGTGATCCTGGACCGCACCCGGTACGAGGACCTCACCCAGGACTTCTCGGAGCGGAGCCGCCGGGACTTCGAGGCCTTCCTGGGTCGGGCCGTGGTCCGGTGGCCGGAGGACATCTACCGGTACGTGCCGCGGGGGTACTGGGTGGCGCGGGAGCCGGGACCCCTCTACCGGGCCTGGCTCGGCTTCCGGGCCCGGAACATCTATACCTACGTGCTCTCCGCCACGCGGCTGGCTCGGGCCCTGCGGCCCGGGATCGCGGTGGGTGCGTACGTGGGGGGGTGGTATCCCGTGTACTACGAGGAGGGGGCCAACTGGGCCCACCCGGAGGCGCGACCGCCGTACCCCTGGGCGAGCGAGGCGTGGGCCCGGGCGGGGTACGCGCCGCTGCTGGATTTCCTCATGGTGGGGCTGTACTACCGCCCCCTCACCGTGTGGGAGGCCCTGCGCCGGGGCGCAAACCCTATATACAGCGTGGAGGGGGGGGCGATGCTAGCCCGCGAGCTGGTGCTGGAAGAGGTCCCCGTGGTCGCCAGCCTGTACCTTCCCCACTTCTCGGGTAGCCCCGGACGACTGCGGGAGGCCCTCCGGATCGCCCGGGCACAGGCGGACGGGATCATGCTGTTCGACCTCATCTACCTGACGGACGAGCTGTGGGAGGTTCTCCCGGGACGCTGA
- the carA gene encoding glutamine-hydrolyzing carbamoyl-phosphate synthase small subunit, with translation MEARRDLNARGECVRAFSLHPHVYNDTLQCMNMQTGWLALEDGLVVRGVSVGAEGISGGEVVFTTGMTGYPEVLTDPSYAGQIVVMSFPMIGTYGISPEWSESRRPFLRGFVVREASPYTSHWAGRISLSEYLRGHGIVAIAGVDTRRIVRHLRTHGLRRGVIASGEWDPEELVSRARSLPDLAEEDLVTEVLPEEPLILPGPGARIAVLDCGVKMGIARELAARGCEVIVLPGLVEVEEILALRPHALVVGNGPGDPRRLDVVARRLRTLFGRLPIFGVCLGHQILARAAGATTFKLPFGHRGCNHPVLEHATGRVRMTTQNHSYAVDEESLVGTGFVVTHRNLHDGTVEGIRHQHLPVWSVQFHPEARPGPRDSRDLFDRFLAEVAQHAEVR, from the coding sequence ATGGAGGCGAGAAGAGATCTGAACGCCCGCGGGGAGTGTGTGCGGGCGTTCTCTTTACACCCGCATGTGTATAATGATACACTTCAGTGTATGAATATGCAGACGGGGTGGCTCGCCTTGGAGGACGGCCTCGTGGTGCGAGGGGTGTCCGTCGGGGCGGAGGGGATCTCCGGGGGGGAGGTGGTGTTCACCACCGGCATGACGGGATATCCCGAGGTGCTCACGGATCCCAGCTACGCAGGGCAGATCGTGGTGATGAGCTTCCCCATGATCGGCACCTATGGCATAAGCCCGGAGTGGAGCGAGTCCCGCCGGCCATTCCTGCGGGGGTTTGTGGTGCGGGAGGCGAGCCCCTATACCAGCCACTGGGCGGGGCGCATCTCCCTCTCCGAGTACCTCCGCGGGCACGGGATCGTGGCCATCGCGGGGGTGGACACGCGGCGGATCGTGCGCCACCTGCGCACCCATGGGCTCCGCCGCGGGGTGATCGCCAGTGGAGAGTGGGATCCGGAAGAACTCGTGTCCCGGGCCCGGTCCCTCCCGGACCTGGCGGAGGAGGATCTGGTGACGGAGGTGCTGCCGGAAGAACCCCTCATCCTTCCGGGACCTGGAGCCCGCATCGCGGTCCTGGACTGCGGGGTGAAGATGGGAATCGCCCGGGAGCTTGCTGCCCGGGGGTGTGAGGTGATCGTGCTCCCCGGGCTGGTGGAGGTGGAGGAGATCCTGGCGCTCCGTCCTCATGCTCTCGTGGTGGGGAACGGTCCAGGAGATCCGCGCCGCCTCGATGTGGTGGCCCGGCGGCTGCGGACCCTCTTCGGTCGGCTCCCGATCTTCGGGGTCTGCCTGGGACACCAGATCCTGGCCCGGGCTGCGGGCGCAACGACCTTCAAACTGCCCTTCGGGCATCGGGGCTGTAACCACCCGGTCCTGGAGCACGCCACCGGGCGGGTGCGTATGACCACCCAGAACCACAGCTACGCGGTGGATGAGGAGAGTCTGGTAGGCACGGGCTTTGTGGTGACCCACCGCAACCTCCACGACGGCACCGTGGAGGGGATCCGACACCAGCACCTGCCCGTATGGTCCGTGCAGTTCCACCCCGAGGCCCGTCCCGGGCCCCGGGACAGCCGGGACCTCTTCGACCGGTTCCTGGCCGAGGTCGCCCAGCACGCGGAGGTGCGCTAA